GCGTCCGCTCCCGAGGCGCCTGAACAGGTTTGAGCGCGAAGCGCGATACACCTGGAAGTAATTCCGACGCCGTGCCGCACCAACGAACAGCGCCCCGCGTATGAGAGTCCGCGCCCCACGTATGAGAGTCACCGCTGTGATCATCGATGATCGCAGCGTTATGGTTCCCTGCGGGCCGGGGGAGGTCGCGGACATGGCAGTTGACGAGCGCGGCCGGGCGGCCCTCGGTGCTCGGCTGCGGGCCGCCCGGGTCGCGCGGGGTCTGACCGTGCGTGAGGTGGCGGCCGGCCTCGGGGTCAGCGTCGGCACCTGGAGTGCCCTGGAGAACGGCCGGACCGGCGCGGACAAAGCCCGGCTGGAGGCCGCGGCGACTCTGCTGGCGGTGGACCCGTCCGAACTGCTTCCGGAACAGGCGAACCCCGCGCCGGAGCCGGGGTCCTGGCGCGAGTTCCCCGAGTTGGAATTGCCCGCCCCGCTGTACGGCGCACTGCTCGCCTTCGTCGAACTCGGCTACCACGGGGCGACCGTGCGGGACATCGGCCGGTGGGCGGGGATGTCGGTGGCCGGGGTCTACCACCACTGGCCGAGCAAGCAGCACCTGCTGGTCGCGCTGCTGGACACCACGATGGACGACCTGTTCGACCGGTGCGGCCGCGCCCGCGCCGAGGCGGACGGCCCGGTGGACCGCTTGCACCAACTCGTCGAGGCCCTGGCGCTGTTCCACACCTACCGTCGCGAGCTGGCCTTCATCGGCGCCAGCGAGATGCGCAGCCTCGAGGAGCCGGACCGCACCCGGATCGCGAGCCTGCGGACACAGATCCAGCGCATGGTCGACGAGGAGGTACTGGAGGGCGCGCGGCGCGGCCTGTTCGGCGTCGCCCGCCCGCGGGAGGCGGCCCGCGCCGTCGTCACGCTGTGCACCGCGCTGCCGCAGTGGTGGACCCCGAACGGACCGTCCACGCCGGAGCAGACCGCCGAGCACTACATCGAGTTCGCGCTGGACCTGGTCCGCTGCAGGGCTTGACGCCAACCACTTCACGCCTGCTACGTTCAGCTTATACCGATCATTTGCTCGGTCGAGTCGTTCAGGAGGACTGCGGTGTCCATCTGCATCCCCGAGCTGTCACCCCGAGCCGAAGCCCTGCTGAAAGAGGCGTATTCGTTCCTGCAGGACGATGTACTGCCCGCCGAGGCCGAGCACGACCGCTGGTGCAACGGGCGTGGCCCGGACGACCGTTCGGTCCCCCCGGTGCTGCCGACCCTGCGGGATACGGCTCGGAAGCGCGGCCTGTGGAACCTGTTCCTGCCCGCGGTCTCGGGGCTGACCCAACGTGAGTACGCCCCGATCGCCGAGCTGTCCGGCTGGAGCAACGACCTCGCGCCGGCCGCGATGAACTGCCAGGCACCGGACACCGGGAACATGGAACTGCTGCACCTGGTCGGGACGGCCGCGCAGCAGAAGAAGTGGCTGGAACCGCTGCTGGAGGCGCAGATCCGATCCGCGTTCGCGATGACCGAACCCGACGTGGCGTCATCCGACGCCACCAACATCGCCACCCGCATCGAGCCGGACGGCGACGGCTACCGGATCACCGGCCGCAAGTGGTGGACCTCCGGGGCACTGGACCCGGAGTGCGAACTGCTGATCCTGCTGGGTGTCTCGGACCCGGAGGGCCCGCCGCACCGCCGGCACACCATGGTCCTGGTCCCGCGCAACGCTCCCGGCATCCAGATCGTCCAGGACCTCACGGTGCTCGGCCAGCACGACCGGATCGGCCACGCCGAGATCCGGTTCGACGGCGTGCGGGTGGAGGCCGACGCGGTGCTGGGCGAGCCCGGTGGCGGATTCGCCGCCGCGCAGGCCCGGCTCGGCCCCGGCCGCATCCACCACTGCATGCGCGCCCTCGGCGCTGCCGAACGCGCGCTTGCGATGCTCGTCGCCCGGGCCCGCTCGCGCGTCGCGTTCGGCAAGCCGTTGGCCGAACAAGGACTGCTACGCGCCGAGATCGCCCGCGCGCGCATCGACATCGAAGGCGCCCGGATGTTGTGCCTGCGCGCCGCGCACGTCATCGACACCGAGGGCAACCGGGCCGCGCGACACCTGGTGGCGATGACGAAGGTCGAGGTGCCGCGGGTGGCCGTCGAGGTGATCGACCGGGCGATCCAGGTCCACGGCGGCGCCGGCGTCAGCAACACGACGCCCCTGGCCCGCATGTACGCCTGGCACCGGGCGATGCGTCTGTTCGACGGCCCGGACGAGGTGCACCTGGAGACGCTGGCCCGGGCCGAGCTCGA
This portion of the Sporichthyaceae bacterium genome encodes:
- a CDS encoding TetR family transcriptional regulator, with product MAVDERGRAALGARLRAARVARGLTVREVAAGLGVSVGTWSALENGRTGADKARLEAAATLLAVDPSELLPEQANPAPEPGSWREFPELELPAPLYGALLAFVELGYHGATVRDIGRWAGMSVAGVYHHWPSKQHLLVALLDTTMDDLFDRCGRARAEADGPVDRLHQLVEALALFHTYRRELAFIGASEMRSLEEPDRTRIASLRTQIQRMVDEEVLEGARRGLFGVARPREAARAVVTLCTALPQWWTPNGPSTPEQTAEHYIEFALDLVRCRA
- a CDS encoding acyl-CoA dehydrogenase family protein, with the protein product MSICIPELSPRAEALLKEAYSFLQDDVLPAEAEHDRWCNGRGPDDRSVPPVLPTLRDTARKRGLWNLFLPAVSGLTQREYAPIAELSGWSNDLAPAAMNCQAPDTGNMELLHLVGTAAQQKKWLEPLLEAQIRSAFAMTEPDVASSDATNIATRIEPDGDGYRITGRKWWTSGALDPECELLILLGVSDPEGPPHRRHTMVLVPRNAPGIQIVQDLTVLGQHDRIGHAEIRFDGVRVEADAVLGEPGGGFAAAQARLGPGRIHHCMRALGAAERALAMLVARARSRVAFGKPLAEQGLLRAEIARARIDIEGARMLCLRAAHVIDTEGNRAARHLVAMTKVEVPRVAVEVIDRAIQVHGGAGVSNTTPLARMYAWHRAMRLFDGPDEVHLETLARAELDRDPALRLP